One Streptomyces lincolnensis genomic region harbors:
- the lpdA gene encoding dihydrolipoyl dehydrogenase yields the protein MDEQGERFDVVVLGAGPGGYVAAIRAAQLGKRVAVVEEKYWGGVCLNVGCIPTKALLRNAELAHLFTREAKTFGIKVEGEVSFDYGEAFRRSRKVADGRVKGVHYLMKKNKITEISGRGTFLDPHTLQVADYDGNTRTIGFDHCVIAAGASPRLLPGTRRTSRVVTFEEQILAEDLPQSIVIAGAGAIGIEFAYVLHNYGVQVTIVEFLDRIAPLEDTEVSAELAKQYRRLGIDVLTSTRVESIDESGPQVRVTVTGTDGAQQVLQADKVLQAIGFAPNVTGYGLENTGVRVTERGAIDVDGRCRTSVPHIYAIGDVTAKLMLAHAAEAMGVVAAETIADAETMELDYVMIPRSTFCQPQIASFGYTEAQAREEGFDVQVAKFPFTANAKAHGLGDATGFVKLISDAKYGELLGGHLIGPDVTELLPELTLAQQWDLTVHEVARNVHAHPTLGEAVKEAVHGLAGHMINM from the coding sequence ATGGACGAGCAGGGTGAGCGCTTCGACGTCGTCGTACTCGGCGCGGGCCCCGGCGGGTATGTGGCCGCCATCCGGGCCGCCCAACTGGGTAAGCGTGTCGCGGTCGTCGAGGAGAAGTACTGGGGCGGCGTCTGTCTGAACGTGGGCTGTATCCCCACCAAGGCCCTGCTGCGCAACGCCGAACTCGCGCACCTCTTCACGCGCGAGGCGAAGACCTTCGGTATCAAGGTCGAGGGTGAGGTCTCCTTCGACTACGGGGAGGCCTTCCGCCGCAGCCGGAAGGTCGCGGACGGCCGGGTCAAGGGCGTCCACTACCTGATGAAGAAGAACAAGATCACGGAGATCAGCGGTCGCGGCACGTTCCTCGACCCGCACACGCTCCAGGTGGCCGACTACGACGGCAACACCCGCACCATCGGCTTCGATCACTGCGTCATCGCCGCCGGGGCGAGCCCCAGGCTGTTGCCCGGCACCCGCCGTACGTCGCGCGTGGTGACCTTCGAGGAGCAGATCCTCGCCGAGGACCTGCCGCAGTCGATCGTCATCGCGGGCGCCGGAGCCATCGGCATCGAGTTCGCCTACGTGCTGCACAACTACGGTGTGCAGGTGACGATCGTCGAGTTCCTGGACCGGATCGCCCCGCTGGAGGACACGGAGGTGTCCGCCGAACTGGCCAAGCAGTACCGCCGGTTGGGCATCGATGTGCTCACCTCGACCCGCGTCGAGTCGATCGACGAGTCGGGTCCGCAGGTCCGTGTCACGGTCACCGGCACGGACGGCGCCCAGCAGGTCCTTCAGGCGGACAAGGTGTTGCAGGCGATCGGCTTCGCGCCGAACGTCACCGGATACGGCCTGGAGAACACCGGCGTGCGCGTCACCGAGCGCGGCGCGATCGATGTCGACGGCCGCTGTCGTACCTCGGTGCCGCACATCTACGCCATCGGCGACGTCACCGCGAAGCTGATGCTGGCGCATGCCGCCGAGGCGATGGGTGTGGTCGCGGCCGAGACGATCGCGGACGCGGAGACCATGGAGTTGGACTACGTGATGATCCCGCGGTCCACCTTCTGCCAGCCGCAGATCGCCAGCTTCGGCTACACCGAGGCGCAGGCGAGGGAGGAGGGCTTCGACGTCCAGGTCGCCAAGTTCCCGTTCACCGCGAACGCCAAGGCCCACGGCCTGGGTGACGCGACCGGTTTCGTGAAGCTGATCAGCGACGCCAAGTACGGCGAACTCCTCGGCGGCCACCTCATCGGCCCCGACGTCACCGAGCTGCTCCCGGAGCTGACCCTGGCCCAGCAGTGGGACCTCACGGTCCACGAGGTCGCCCGCAACGTCCACGCCCACCCCACCCTGGGCGAGGCGGTCAAGGAAGCCGTCCACGGCCTGGCCGGCCACATGATCAACATGTAG
- a CDS encoding winged helix-turn-helix transcriptional regulator yields the protein MDPRLDRDTSNCSIARTLEVVGEKWTILILREVWYGSSRFGEFERVLGCPRNLLAARLRMLVEEGILATETYKEPGSRSRSKYVITSKGMDLVPAVMGLLQWGDRYRADPEGPAVLARHRECGAHVDVQIRCGQGHPVQAKDIESVPGPAFRVRSPE from the coding sequence ATGGATCCCCGGCTCGACCGGGACACGTCGAACTGCTCGATCGCGCGGACTCTTGAGGTCGTGGGCGAGAAGTGGACGATCCTGATTCTGCGGGAGGTCTGGTACGGCTCGTCGCGCTTCGGTGAGTTCGAACGGGTTCTCGGCTGTCCTCGTAACCTGCTCGCGGCACGGCTTCGGATGCTGGTGGAGGAGGGGATCCTGGCCACCGAGACGTACAAGGAGCCGGGCTCGCGGAGCCGGTCGAAGTACGTGATCACGTCCAAGGGGATGGATCTGGTGCCGGCTGTGATGGGGCTGTTGCAGTGGGGTGACCGCTACCGTGCCGACCCGGAGGGGCCGGCCGTCCTGGCGCGCCATCGCGAGTGCGGTGCGCACGTCGACGTCCAGATCCGCTGCGGACAGGGTCATCCGGTGCAGGCGAAGGACATCGAGAGCGTCCCCGGCCCGGCCTTTCGGGTGAGGTCGCCCGAGTGA
- a CDS encoding TetR/AcrR family transcriptional regulator, whose amino-acid sequence MVRYGKEHKSETRRRIIETAGRRFKQDGIDGSGVSTLMKDAGLTNGAFYAHFASKDDLVTTAIADQLKVQAESVVALAEPGRAGLEQIVRGYLSPQHRERLGDGCPNAALLDEIGRCTESTRQAYTDGVLILVEGIAARLAPEAPASARVKALSLLGMMAGTLQLSRALTDSRLANELLDQGVDNALALLDSWQRA is encoded by the coding sequence GTGGTGCGGTACGGCAAAGAGCACAAGTCGGAGACGAGGCGGCGGATCATCGAGACGGCGGGCCGCCGGTTCAAGCAGGACGGTATCGACGGCTCCGGAGTCTCGACGCTCATGAAGGACGCGGGGCTGACCAACGGTGCCTTCTACGCTCATTTCGCATCCAAGGATGACCTCGTCACGACGGCGATCGCCGACCAGTTGAAGGTGCAGGCCGAGAGCGTCGTCGCGCTGGCCGAGCCCGGCCGTGCCGGACTTGAGCAGATAGTGCGGGGATACCTTTCGCCCCAGCACCGTGAAAGGCTTGGTGACGGCTGCCCCAACGCCGCTCTGCTCGACGAGATCGGGCGCTGCACCGAATCAACCAGGCAGGCGTACACCGACGGTGTGCTGATCCTCGTCGAGGGCATTGCCGCCCGACTGGCGCCCGAGGCTCCGGCCTCCGCGCGTGTGAAGGCGCTCAGCCTCCTCGGCATGATGGCCGGGACGCTACAGCTCTCCCGGGCCTTGACCGACAGCCGACTCGCCAACGAGCTCCTCGACCAGGGGGTAGACAATGCCCTCGCCCTGCTGGACTCCTGGCAGCGTGCCTGA
- a CDS encoding propionyl-CoA synthetase, with translation MGTYEDVFRASTEDPEHFWLKAAEAIDWDVTPRRALDASGAPFYRWFPDGRLNVCFNALDRHVEAGRGEQPALVYDSPVTDTRRTYTYAQLRDEVAAFAGALAQLGVGHGDRVVIYMPMVPEAAVAMLACVRIGAVHSVVFGGFAPRELALRIDDAAPKVVVSASCGIEGKRVIAYKPLLDQAIELAAHKPQKSVILQRPQERAELGPDDLDWTALVATAPPADCVPVPATDPLYILYTSGTTGKPKGVVRDCGGYAVALHWSMGAVYDVGPGETMFTGSDVGWVVGHSYIVYAPLLAGATTVLYEGKPVGTPDAGQFWRVAAEYRVKTMFTAPTAFRAIRKEDPKGALTAGHDLSRLCHLFLAGERLDPETYHWASALLGIPVIDHWWQTETGWPIVANPVGIEAAPLKPGSPTLPLPGWDVRVLDASGEPVPAGVDGAIVVKLPLPPGALPTLWNDDDRYLASYLSAYDGYYLTGDSGHIDADGYVFVMGRTDDVINVAGHRLSTGSMEEALAAHPDVAECAVIGVADALKGQIPRGFVVLKAGSDREPGEVEAELVQLVRTRIGAVASLKDVTIVAALPKTRSGKILRKTMRGIADGHDEPIPSTVDDPGVIEDLRPVLRRPGHTL, from the coding sequence ATGGGAACGTACGAGGATGTCTTCCGCGCCAGTACCGAGGACCCGGAGCACTTCTGGCTGAAGGCGGCCGAGGCCATCGACTGGGACGTCACTCCGCGACGCGCTCTGGACGCCTCCGGCGCGCCCTTCTACCGCTGGTTTCCCGACGGGCGGCTCAACGTCTGCTTCAACGCCCTCGACCGGCACGTCGAGGCCGGCCGCGGTGAACAGCCCGCGCTCGTCTACGACTCACCCGTCACCGACACCCGGCGCACCTACACCTACGCGCAGCTGAGGGACGAGGTGGCGGCCTTCGCCGGAGCACTCGCGCAGCTCGGCGTGGGACACGGCGACCGTGTGGTCATCTACATGCCGATGGTCCCCGAGGCCGCGGTCGCGATGCTGGCCTGCGTACGCATCGGCGCGGTCCACTCCGTCGTGTTCGGCGGATTCGCCCCGCGCGAACTCGCCCTGCGCATCGACGACGCGGCCCCCAAGGTGGTCGTCTCCGCCTCCTGCGGCATCGAGGGCAAGCGGGTCATCGCGTACAAGCCCCTGCTCGACCAAGCGATCGAACTCGCGGCCCACAAGCCGCAGAAGAGCGTGATCCTGCAACGCCCGCAGGAGCGAGCCGAGTTGGGCCCCGACGATCTCGACTGGACCGCCCTGGTCGCCACCGCACCGCCGGCCGACTGCGTTCCCGTCCCCGCCACCGATCCCCTCTACATCCTCTACACGTCCGGAACGACCGGAAAACCCAAGGGAGTCGTGCGCGACTGCGGCGGCTACGCGGTCGCCCTCCACTGGTCGATGGGCGCCGTCTACGACGTGGGCCCGGGCGAGACGATGTTCACCGGCTCCGACGTCGGCTGGGTCGTCGGACACTCGTACATCGTCTACGCGCCCCTGCTGGCCGGGGCGACGACGGTCCTGTACGAGGGCAAGCCGGTCGGCACGCCGGACGCGGGCCAGTTCTGGCGCGTCGCCGCCGAGTACCGGGTCAAGACCATGTTCACGGCGCCCACCGCCTTCCGGGCGATCAGGAAGGAGGACCCGAAGGGCGCACTCACCGCCGGCCACGACCTCTCGCGCCTGTGCCACCTGTTCCTCGCCGGCGAGCGCCTCGATCCGGAGACCTATCACTGGGCGAGCGCACTGCTGGGCATCCCGGTGATCGACCACTGGTGGCAGACCGAGACCGGGTGGCCCATCGTCGCCAACCCCGTGGGCATCGAGGCAGCGCCCCTCAAGCCCGGCTCCCCCACCCTCCCGCTGCCGGGATGGGACGTACGGGTCCTCGACGCGTCGGGTGAGCCGGTCCCCGCGGGCGTCGACGGCGCGATCGTGGTGAAGCTCCCCCTGCCGCCCGGCGCCCTCCCCACGCTCTGGAACGACGACGACCGCTACCTCGCCTCCTACCTCTCCGCCTACGACGGCTACTACCTCACCGGCGACAGCGGGCACATCGACGCCGACGGTTACGTCTTCGTCATGGGCCGCACCGACGACGTCATCAACGTCGCCGGACACCGGCTGTCCACCGGCAGCATGGAAGAAGCCCTGGCCGCCCATCCCGACGTGGCCGAATGTGCCGTCATCGGCGTCGCCGACGCCCTGAAGGGACAGATCCCGCGCGGCTTCGTCGTCCTCAAAGCAGGCAGCGACCGAGAACCGGGCGAGGTCGAGGCCGAACTCGTCCAGCTCGTACGGACACGCATCGGCGCCGTCGCCTCCCTCAAGGACGTCACGATCGTGGCCGCCCTGCCCAAGACCCGCTCGGGAAAGATCCTGCGCAAGACCATGCGCGGCATCGCCGACGGCCACGACGAACCCATCCCCTCGACGGTGGACGACCCCGGCGTCATCGAGGACCTGCGCCCTGTCCTCCGCCGCCCCGGTCACACCCTGTGA
- a CDS encoding PaaI family thioesterase, with the protein MGRTRTYQWEDPAILAEAAGRMAGIDFLRELKDGRLPGPPINYSIDFTLDEVEPGRAVFSLMPGEEHYNPIGSVHGGIFATLLDSAAGCAVQSTLPQGVAYTSLDLTVKFLRRITVDTGKVRAIGTVVSQGRQTALAQAQLLDGTDRLLAHATSSCMLFPVPPAQR; encoded by the coding sequence GTGGGACGAACGCGTACGTACCAATGGGAAGATCCCGCGATCCTGGCGGAAGCCGCCGGACGCATGGCCGGCATCGACTTCCTGCGTGAGCTGAAGGACGGGCGACTGCCGGGGCCGCCGATCAACTACTCCATCGACTTCACCCTGGACGAGGTGGAGCCCGGCAGGGCGGTGTTCTCCCTGATGCCGGGGGAGGAGCACTACAACCCGATCGGCAGTGTGCACGGCGGTATCTTCGCCACCCTGCTCGACTCGGCGGCGGGCTGCGCCGTCCAGTCCACCCTTCCGCAGGGCGTGGCGTACACCTCGCTCGACCTGACGGTGAAGTTCCTGCGACGGATCACCGTGGACACGGGCAAGGTGCGCGCCATCGGCACGGTTGTCAGCCAGGGGCGCCAAACCGCCCTAGCGCAGGCGCAGTTGCTCGACGGGACGGACCGTCTGCTCGCCCACGCCACCAGTAGCTGCATGCTCTTCCCGGTACCTCCCGCGCAAAGGTGA
- a CDS encoding alpha/beta fold hydrolase, whose translation MTLSHDVAGDGPVLVLLHSGVCDRRMWDAQWPALIDAGYRLVRCDLRGFGETPAPDRPHSDAEDVLALLNTLGIAQATLVGSSYGGHVALEMAAQWPDRVNALALLCSALPGHEPSAELIALGEREEALIEAGDIAGATELMVDTWLGPDADETVREAVRQMQRHAFELQMSAAEEFEPIEAECDPAAVQAPCLAVSGAHDLADFRQIAARLADMLPNAEHVELSGAGHLPSMERPSAVTDLLIGFLRERVPVG comes from the coding sequence ATGACGCTCTCTCATGATGTGGCCGGAGACGGTCCTGTGCTGGTGCTGTTGCATTCCGGGGTGTGCGACCGGCGGATGTGGGATGCCCAGTGGCCGGCCTTGATCGACGCGGGTTACCGGCTGGTGCGCTGTGATCTCCGGGGCTTCGGTGAGACTCCGGCGCCGGACCGGCCTCACAGCGACGCCGAGGATGTGCTGGCACTCCTGAACACTCTGGGCATCGCACAGGCGACACTCGTGGGTTCCTCGTACGGCGGGCACGTCGCTTTGGAGATGGCCGCGCAGTGGCCGGACCGGGTGAACGCCCTCGCGTTGCTCTGCTCAGCCCTTCCCGGGCATGAACCCTCTGCCGAACTGATCGCACTCGGCGAGCGCGAGGAAGCGCTGATCGAGGCGGGTGACATCGCCGGCGCGACGGAGTTGATGGTCGACACCTGGCTGGGACCGGACGCCGACGAGACCGTCCGCGAGGCGGTTCGCCAGATGCAACGGCACGCCTTCGAGCTCCAGATGTCCGCTGCCGAGGAGTTCGAGCCGATAGAAGCCGAGTGCGATCCGGCAGCCGTTCAGGCTCCCTGCCTTGCCGTGTCGGGCGCGCATGACCTGGCGGACTTCCGACAGATCGCGGCCCGGCTGGCGGACATGCTCCCGAACGCCGAGCACGTCGAACTGTCTGGGGCGGGCCATCTACCCAGCATGGAGCGGCCATCGGCTGTCACCGATCTGCTGATCGGTTTCCTCAGGGAGAGAGTCCCTGTCGGTTGA
- a CDS encoding alpha/beta fold hydrolase, whose product MTSYRKAPTRTLTAGGVTFAYRELGPKAGVPVVFITHLAAVLDNWDPRVVDGIAARHRVITFDNRGVGASSGSTPKTIEEMAKDAVTFIRGLGLKQVDIHGFSMGGMIAQVIVRNEPQLVRKLILTGTGPAGGEGIKNVSRLSHLDTVRALFTLQDPKQYLFFTRTAGGRRAGKQFLARLKERTHDRDKAISLTSYFAQLKAIHRWGLAQPQDLSVIRQPVLVANGESDRMVPTKNSFELARRLPNADIVVYPDAGHGGIFQFHEQFVAEALDFLER is encoded by the coding sequence GTGACGTCGTACAGGAAGGCGCCCACCCGCACGCTCACCGCCGGGGGAGTGACCTTCGCCTACCGTGAGCTCGGCCCGAAGGCCGGCGTCCCGGTGGTCTTCATCACCCACCTCGCCGCGGTCCTGGACAACTGGGATCCCCGGGTCGTCGACGGCATCGCCGCGAGGCATCGCGTCATCACCTTCGACAACAGGGGTGTCGGCGCATCCAGCGGCTCGACACCGAAGACCATCGAGGAAATGGCGAAGGACGCCGTCACCTTCATCCGTGGACTCGGGCTCAAGCAGGTCGACATCCACGGCTTCTCGATGGGCGGCATGATCGCCCAGGTGATCGTGCGGAACGAACCGCAGCTGGTCCGCAAGCTGATTCTCACGGGCACCGGCCCCGCGGGCGGCGAGGGCATCAAGAACGTGAGCCGGCTGTCCCATCTCGACACCGTCCGGGCCCTGTTCACCCTCCAGGACCCGAAGCAGTACCTCTTCTTCACCCGCACCGCGGGCGGACGCCGAGCCGGAAAACAGTTCCTGGCCCGGCTCAAGGAGCGCACCCACGACCGCGACAAGGCGATCTCCCTCACGTCCTACTTCGCCCAGCTCAAGGCCATCCACCGCTGGGGGCTGGCGCAGCCCCAGGACCTCTCCGTCATCCGTCAGCCCGTGCTCGTCGCCAACGGAGAGAGCGACAGGATGGTGCCGACGAAGAACTCGTTCGAACTGGCCCGGCGACTGCCGAACGCCGACATCGTCGTCTACCCCGACGCCGGTCACGGAGGCATCTTCCAGTTCCACGAGCAGTTCGTGGCGGAAGCCCTCGACTTCCTTGAGCGGTAG
- a CDS encoding SDR family oxidoreductase → MDLSTSTALVTGANRGFGRALAAELLSRGATVYAGARNPDQVDLPGVKPIALDITDPVSVAAAAEATGDITVLVNNAGSSTGADLLTADLDAVRLEMDTHYFGTLSVARAFAPQIAANGGGTILNVLSGLSWVSFPDFGAYCAAKSAEWSLTNALRLQLAGQGIRVAGLHVGYMDTDMVRAVDAAKSDPADIARIAVDGIAAGAYEILADEASRQAQAALAGGVSALYPQLP, encoded by the coding sequence ATGGACCTCTCCACCAGCACCGCCCTTGTCACCGGCGCCAACCGGGGATTCGGCCGGGCCCTCGCCGCCGAACTGCTCAGCCGCGGCGCCACCGTCTACGCCGGCGCCCGCAACCCCGACCAGGTCGACCTGCCCGGCGTGAAGCCGATCGCGCTCGACATCACCGACCCCGTCTCCGTCGCGGCGGCCGCCGAGGCCACCGGCGACATCACGGTCCTGGTCAACAACGCGGGGTCGTCCACCGGCGCCGACCTGCTGACCGCCGACCTGGACGCCGTCCGCCTGGAGATGGACACCCACTACTTCGGCACCCTCTCGGTGGCCCGCGCCTTCGCACCCCAGATCGCGGCCAACGGCGGCGGGACGATACTGAACGTCCTGTCCGGCCTGTCCTGGGTCAGCTTCCCGGACTTCGGCGCCTACTGTGCCGCCAAGTCCGCCGAGTGGTCGCTCACCAACGCCCTGCGCCTCCAGCTCGCCGGCCAGGGCATCCGCGTGGCCGGCCTGCACGTCGGCTACATGGACACCGACATGGTCCGAGCCGTCGACGCGGCCAAGTCCGACCCGGCCGACATCGCGCGGATCGCCGTCGACGGCATCGCCGCCGGCGCCTACGAGATCCTCGCGGACGAGGCCTCCCGACAGGCGCAGGCCGCACTGGCCGGAGGCGTCTCCGCGCTCTACCCGCAGCTCCCCTGA
- a CDS encoding TetR/AcrR family transcriptional regulator, translating to MVRYTKEHKRQTRQRIITSAGRRLKQDGIDGSGVATLMKDAGLTHGTLYAYFPSKDDLVATAVADQMRAQHENIVAQAAPGRAGLEQIIRWYFSPQQRDDIEDGCPNAALLDEIARSTDTTRQAYTDGVLVLIDGFAARLAPHDPPSARLKSLSLLGMMAGTLQLSRALTDRQLADQLLEQGIRNALALIDAEQHD from the coding sequence CTGGTGCGGTACACGAAGGAACACAAACGCCAGACACGGCAGCGGATCATCACGTCGGCCGGCCGCCGGCTCAAGCAGGACGGTATCGACGGCTCCGGAGTCGCGACGCTCATGAAGGACGCGGGCCTGACCCACGGCACCCTCTACGCCTACTTCCCCTCCAAGGACGACCTCGTCGCCACCGCGGTCGCCGACCAGATGCGCGCCCAGCACGAGAACATCGTCGCGCAGGCGGCACCGGGCCGCGCCGGACTCGAACAGATCATTCGCTGGTACTTCTCCCCCCAGCAGCGTGACGACATCGAGGACGGCTGCCCCAACGCCGCCCTCCTCGACGAGATCGCACGCTCCACGGACACCACCAGACAGGCCTACACCGACGGCGTACTGGTCCTCATCGACGGCTTTGCCGCCCGCCTGGCACCCCACGATCCGCCCTCGGCACGCCTGAAGTCCCTCAGCCTCCTCGGCATGATGGCCGGAACGCTGCAACTCTCCCGCGCTCTGACCGACCGGCAGCTCGCCGACCAACTCCTCGAACAGGGCATCCGCAACGCCCTCGCACTGATAGACGCCGAGCAGCACGACTGA
- a CDS encoding oxidoreductase, producing MATTRPVVLVTGASSGVGKEAARAFAAAGFEVIGTARNAARVTAPAGVTYLDLDVTSDESVASVVKQVIDRFGRIDVLVNNAGVGANGAAEEFSVARTQEVFDVNVYGTMRMTKAVLPHMRTQRSGRVINVSSLSGFVPSPFMAIYTSTKHAVEGYSGSLDHEVREHGVRILLVEPGPINTPFGDHSVQGDTPMPLYASGRRTFDEVLAKNASGGDDPATVAKVIVAAATDRNPKLRRTAGTTAAGISVFHRVLPARIFDRIVRRFNRMPN from the coding sequence ATGGCGACAACTCGGCCGGTGGTGCTCGTGACAGGTGCCTCATCCGGGGTCGGCAAGGAGGCGGCCCGTGCCTTCGCCGCGGCGGGCTTCGAGGTGATCGGAACCGCTCGCAACGCCGCGCGAGTCACCGCGCCCGCCGGGGTGACCTACCTAGACCTCGACGTGACCAGCGACGAATCGGTCGCCTCCGTGGTCAAGCAGGTGATCGACCGGTTCGGGCGTATCGACGTCCTGGTCAACAACGCGGGCGTCGGTGCCAACGGCGCCGCCGAGGAGTTCTCCGTCGCCCGCACGCAGGAGGTCTTCGACGTCAACGTCTACGGCACCATGCGGATGACCAAGGCGGTTCTGCCGCACATGCGCACCCAACGGAGTGGACGCGTCATCAACGTCTCCTCCCTCAGCGGGTTCGTCCCCAGCCCGTTCATGGCCATCTACACCTCGACCAAGCACGCGGTCGAGGGCTACTCCGGGTCGCTGGACCACGAGGTCCGCGAGCACGGCGTCCGGATCCTGCTCGTCGAGCCCGGCCCGATCAACACCCCGTTCGGGGACCACAGCGTGCAGGGCGACACCCCAATGCCGCTCTACGCGTCGGGACGGCGCACCTTCGACGAGGTGCTGGCGAAGAACGCCAGCGGCGGCGATGATCCCGCCACCGTGGCCAAGGTGATCGTCGCGGCGGCCACCGACCGGAACCCGAAACTGCGGCGCACCGCCGGCACGACCGCCGCAGGCATCAGCGTGTTCCACCGCGTCCTTCCGGCCCGGATCTTCGACCGCATCGTCCGCAGGTTCAACCGGATGCCGAACTGA
- a CDS encoding alpha/beta fold hydrolase yields the protein MDFAYRELGPEDGVPLVLLIHLAGNLDNWDPSVVDGLAARCRVITFGNRGVGGSDGSTPDTIEEMAHDAVRFIRALGFDHVDLFGLSMGGFIAQVIAADEPHLVRKVILAGTGPAGGHGIDKVPALAVQATLKGTLTRQDPKLSLFFTNTPSGQRAGRSFLRRLEERTDDRDKDISLPSVRAQMKAIKRWGRQAPSDLSAVHQPVLVANGANDRMVPSQNTIDLAARLPRSELVPLYPDSGHGGIFQNHEDFVARALGFLRS from the coding sequence GTGGACTTCGCCTACCGCGAGCTCGGCCCCGAGGACGGCGTGCCGTTGGTCCTCCTGATCCACCTGGCCGGAAACCTGGACAACTGGGACCCGAGCGTCGTCGACGGACTCGCCGCCCGGTGTCGGGTGATCACCTTCGGGAACCGCGGGGTGGGCGGGTCGGATGGCTCCACGCCGGACACGATCGAAGAGATGGCCCACGACGCAGTGCGGTTCATCCGCGCCCTCGGTTTCGACCACGTCGATCTGTTCGGCCTGTCGATGGGCGGCTTCATCGCACAGGTCATCGCGGCGGACGAACCGCACCTTGTCCGCAAGGTCATCCTCGCGGGCACCGGCCCCGCCGGCGGCCACGGCATTGACAAGGTCCCGGCCCTGGCCGTTCAGGCCACACTCAAGGGCACCCTGACCCGCCAGGATCCGAAGCTCTCCCTCTTCTTCACCAACACCCCAAGCGGCCAGAGAGCAGGACGCTCTTTCCTGCGGCGGCTGGAGGAGCGTACGGACGACCGCGACAAGGACATCTCGCTGCCGTCGGTCCGCGCCCAGATGAAGGCCATCAAACGATGGGGCCGCCAGGCACCGTCGGACCTGTCGGCGGTTCATCAACCGGTACTCGTGGCAAACGGCGCGAACGACCGGATGGTGCCCAGCCAGAACACGATCGACCTGGCCGCTCGCCTGCCCAGGAGCGAGCTTGTCCCCCTCTACCCTGATTCCGGCCATGGGGGGATCTTCCAGAACCACGAGGATTTCGTCGCCAGGGCACTCGGGTTCCTAAGGTCCTGA
- a CDS encoding NADP-dependent oxidoreductase: protein MKAFVVDKYGKDGARAADVPEPTVGDRDVLVRVSAASINPLDKMVRNGEFKQLLKYKLPFVLGHDVAGVVTRVGSAVHGFEVGDEVYARPRDLRIGGFAEFIAIDMDDVAPKPASLTLQEAAAVPLVALAAWQVLVDRARVQPGQKVLIHAGAGGLGSTVIQLAKHLGATVATTTSTTTEELVRSLGADVVIDYTKEDFSKVLSGYDLVLDSLGGANLEKSLTVLKPGGLAISVVGPPDAGFAKQLGAPSFMGLVMSALSRKIRKQARTLGVRYQFLFMRADGSQLRKLGALYDSGKLRPVIDSTFPFDQTLEAMAHVEQGRTKAGKVVISMESDND from the coding sequence ATGAAGGCATTCGTCGTCGACAAGTACGGCAAGGACGGCGCACGCGCCGCAGACGTACCCGAGCCCACGGTCGGAGACCGCGACGTCCTGGTCAGAGTGAGCGCCGCCAGTATCAATCCGCTGGACAAGATGGTCCGCAACGGAGAGTTCAAGCAGCTCCTGAAGTACAAGCTTCCGTTCGTGCTCGGCCACGACGTGGCCGGCGTCGTGACGCGGGTCGGCTCCGCCGTACACGGCTTCGAAGTCGGCGACGAGGTCTACGCCCGTCCGCGCGACCTGCGGATCGGCGGCTTCGCGGAGTTCATCGCGATCGACATGGACGATGTCGCCCCCAAGCCGGCCTCTCTCACCCTCCAGGAGGCAGCCGCCGTGCCGCTGGTGGCGCTGGCCGCCTGGCAGGTCCTCGTCGACCGGGCCCGCGTGCAGCCGGGGCAGAAGGTGCTCATCCACGCCGGTGCCGGTGGCCTCGGCTCGACGGTCATCCAGCTCGCCAAGCACCTCGGCGCCACGGTCGCCACGACCACGAGCACCACCACGGAGGAACTGGTCAGGAGCCTCGGCGCCGACGTCGTCATCGACTACACCAAGGAAGACTTCTCGAAGGTGCTGTCCGGCTACGACCTGGTGCTGGACTCCCTGGGCGGAGCGAACCTGGAGAAGTCGCTGACCGTGCTGAAGCCCGGCGGTCTGGCCATCAGCGTCGTCGGTCCGCCGGACGCCGGGTTCGCCAAGCAGCTCGGCGCCCCCTCATTCATGGGCCTGGTCATGAGCGCGCTCAGCCGCAAGATCCGCAAGCAGGCCAGGACACTGGGAGTGCGCTACCAGTTCCTGTTCATGCGGGCCGACGGCTCCCAGCTGCGCAAGCTCGGCGCCCTCTACGACAGCGGGAAGCTCCGTCCGGTCATCGACAGCACCTTCCCGTTCGACCAGACGCTCGAGGCGATGGCGCACGTCGAGCAGGGCCGCACCAAGGCAGGCAAGGTCGTGATCTCGATGGAGTCCGACAACGACTGA